The sequence below is a genomic window from Wyeomyia smithii strain HCP4-BCI-WySm-NY-G18 chromosome 1, ASM2978416v1, whole genome shotgun sequence.
CTCGGAATGCGCGAAGACTTTGTTTCAAGCATGGTTTCCAACGCCTACGCCAAGAACAGCGAGGTTCACTGCCGGCCGTTCATAAATTCCTCCTCTAGGTGTCTGTACGGTCGCGGAGCGCACTTGTCCGTCACGCGCTAAATTTACCAATATAATCCTTCCTATTGGCCAACAGTTGCGCGGAAATTTAGGATCCGCCACGACGACGATATCGTTCACCTGAATAGGTCTCGTTGTTTTGAGCCATTTTGTACGTCTGGTAATAGTCGGTAAATAGTCACGAAGCCATTGTTTCCAGAACTGACTAGCCAGTGTCTGAGAAAGTTggtaattatttttcaatacgTTCGGGTTGTCGTTTAGGGGAACCAATGGTTTTAATCCGTTAGATGATTGGAGAAGAAAATGATTGGGTGTTAACAATGGCGAACGATCATTGTCCATTGGGATGCTAGTCAACGGTCGCGAGTTGACGATGTTTTCTACTTCATTTAATGCATTTTCGAATACTTCGACTGACACTGTCCTGGATCCGATCACCCTATTCAGATTTTGCTTCACGGTCCTTATTAGTCGTTCCCACGCACCTCCCATATGCGGGGCCGCGAGGGGATTGAATTTCCACTAGGTGTAACTGGAAGTAAACTCTTCTATGAGTTTGTTCTGATCAATGTTTAAAACCGCAGTCTCTAGTGCGTTATGTGCACCCTGAAAATTTGTACCGCGGTCGCTGTAAATCACTGCTGGAGTTCCTCTGcgacaaaaaatatttctgagTATTTGCAGATGGATCGCTCGCGTTGTGAGGCACGTTGCAAGGACTCcccatttttttcagttcgacGACCTAATGACACTTTTATCGGTCTGAAATAGTCCACCCCCATATGAGTAAAGGGTGATGTATATGCGGCAAGTCGTGCCTCAGGTAGCGCGGCCATTAAAGGTGGACGAGGGACTGCACTATCATTTTTGCATTGCTGACATTGCTTTCGTACCTTTTGATATACCACTTTGAGACGTGGAATGTAGTACTGCTGCCGTAGCTCGTTCACGACAGTTTCGTGATTTTGATGATGAAACTTCAGATGAATATGTGCCACAATCAATTTGGTTATAGTATGTTCTCGAGGTAGGATTACTGGATTTGTGGCCGTTATATCAATGTATTTGCAGGCACCGGTTCGACCCTGCACACGAAGAATGTTTTGGTGATCTAGAATTGGGTTGACTCTGTAGATTGGACTACTTTTTGGAAACGGTTTACTTGCCCCGGACTCAATGCTTGCTTTCAGTATCGCGATTTCGTCGGTAAACGTATCTTCCTGAGCGATACGATAAAGATAGTTCTGAGCGCGAATCCGTTCATCACGGGTTATTGGCCCTTTTATCGGAATTTCCTTCTTAGCTAGTCTTCTCCAATTATACGCTAATCTATGGAAAAATTCTATGCGACGTAGCAGCGTCGACCATCTTGAGAATTTTTCAGGTGAGACTAATGGTTGCACCATCGTAAGATGCATCAGCAGGTGCGGACGGAGATCTACATCGGTTTCACCACATTGCTGCATCAAAACGGGCCACTTATTAGCCGGTTCCCAGAGAAAATCGGGACCGCGAAACCAACGGCTGGATGAATCTAGTTTtgcgacgttatattttgttggtATCCAATACCAATCCGTTGTCTCTGTATGCTCTAAGATTTCACTTACTCGAATGGCAACGAATAGGCTGTATTTCCTATGGTCTGAATTCAGCCAGCAACATACATCTCTCGAATCAGTGTAAAAGAATCGCTTTTTTACATCAATAGTTAGCgattccaaaatagttttcgTTAGACGCATACCGAGAACAGCCGCTTGTAACTCGGAGCGGGGGATCGAGAGAAATTTAATTGGAGCTATGCTAGTCTTAGCACTTACTAGTACACATTCGATTGAGGACCCCTCTTTGAACCGAAGATATGTAGCAGCCGCAAAACCGTTTTCGCTGGCATCAACAAATGTGTGCAGCTGAATGTCTGCGTGTTTAGAGGTAGCGGTACGATAGCACCTTCGAACTTCTAATTTCTCGATTTGATGTAGTACTTTGACCCATACCAGCCATTTCTGGAATTCTGGTTCTTTGATTGGGTCATCCCAGCCGATTCCTGAGCGCCAAATGTCTAGCAACAATACTTTAAGATACATCAAAAAATGAGCTATTAATCCCATTGGGTCAAAGGTCAGCATTAACGTGCGAAGGACTTCTCGTTTAGTGGGTCTTCTTCTCCCAGCAAGCAACTCATCTGCATGCCTAGACGATAGTTTGAAAGTAAAGCAGTCTTTCGCTGTGTTCCACCACATCCCGAGAATTTTCTCTGTAGTAAGGCCTCCAGTAACGTATAAATTTTTCTCGGTTTCCCGAAGTTCACTTAGTTTGGCCTGTACAACTGATGAATTGGACCGCCAGTTTCGCATTTCGAAACCACCTTCTGTGTGAATCATATTAACGTCACGTGCGAGTGACAGCGCTTCTTTTTCTGTTTCTACACTTACGAGAATGTCGTCAACATAATGTTGCTTGATTATAGCACGTACGGCAGCGGGAAATTCATTCTCGTATGATGCAGCATGTTTATTTTTCACATATTGAGCCGTACTAGGCGAACAACAGGCCCCAAATGTCATCACCTGCATGATGTATGTATCTGGGTCGTGCCCCCAAAGAAAGCGCTGACAATGTTGATCTTCCTTACGTATAAGTACCTGGTGATACATTTTCCTCAGATCGCCACAGATTGCTACCGGATGTTCCCGGAATTGGATCAAGATACTTAGTAAAGATGTTAAATAATCGGGTCCTTTCAACAGAGCAGAGTTTAGTGACACTCCGTGTACCTTAGCGGCTGCATCCCATACCAATCGCGTTTTATCTGGTTTATTGGGATTCACCACTGGAAAAACAGGCAAATACCAAACACGTGTACGATCAAATTGAAGCTCGGCGTTTGATAATTTCCTAATATAACCCTTAGCGAGGTAATCGGTAATTTTCTGGTCCAAAGTATTCCGTAAAGATTCATCCGTTTGCATTCGACGCTCCAGGCATTGCCAACGCTTCAGTGCCATCGTTTTACTATCGGGTAATCGAACATTATCGTACCTCCACGGTAGACCGGACTCATAACGTTTCCCTTTTTTACACGTTAGTGTGTCGAACATGAGTTGCGCGCGTTCGTCTTCAGAGGAAAGGATTATTCTACTCGGTTTTACTATACCCATACTATCAATAGAAAAGTACTCTTTCATAGCATTGTGTAGAATGTCTTCGTTTCCCCCGTTGCAAGCACATACATCAATTACATGATGATTGACAACATTGTCATATGAAGTGACTGCACTAGTGCACCCATACACACACCATCCCAGGCGGGTTTTTACCGCTATCGGTTCCTTACGTTTACCTTCACGGCTTTTTAAAACTTGTCCCAATTTAGCATGATCTAGTCCAATTAGGATCCGGGGAGAGATTGCGCCATATGACTGGACTGGCACCCCCTTCAGGTGATCAAATTGCTGTTTTAATTCATCAATATTAATAGTTTGCGGTCGCAGCTGTAATTTTTCCACTGTACGTACGTTTGAAAGTTCAATTTTCGACGTTTTGTTCGATGAACTAGATATACGAAGATTTAACTTTTGCGATGAGTTCTCGACTCTCTTGGTGTCTCCTGTCCACCTCAGACATAACGATGATGGTTTTCCACTTACTTCTAGTTTCTTGGCTAAGTCATTTTCTAATAAAGTCAGTTCAGAGCCGTCGTCAAAAAACGCATATGTTTCTACTGCTCTGCTGGGGCCGTATAGAACGACTGGTATCACTCGGAACAATATGTCGCTAGTTTGTTCACGATGGTAGTTCAGGCTGCCTTCGGCTCGCTCTTCGGAAGGGTTTTGCTCTACAGGCAACTCTCTTGACTTTTTAGATCCGTGAAGGAGAAGGTGGTGTAGGAACGGACATCCATCGATTCCACATATTTTGCTCCGGCAGCGAGAATCATTATGTCGCCTAAGACATTTACGACAGAGTTTGAGCTCTTCAATCGTCGCCCACCTGGAGTCGTAATTAAGATCAATAAATCGTTTGCACTTTGGTAGGGCTAAGCAATTTCCCTTGCAGACTAGACAAATATTTGTCGTCTCTTGCGCTTTATTTTCGGTATCGTTATCTGTTTCACCATGGAAGTTCAAATAACTATCTTTGTTCGAACGACCTTTTATTTCGTGTCTTAAGGCATTATGCTGTGCTCCAGTCACTGCGCTTGCATCTTCCGCCACTGAATATAACCATGAGCTAAACTCCAGTAAAGTGGGCACCTGAACACGTCGAGCCGCTCTTGCCCATTCTAGTTTCAATGCAGGTGGAAACCGTTCTACAAGTTCGTATCTCAGAGAGGCACTGTATACGTAGTCGCTTATCTCACACGCCTGAATGGTGGCACACAAGTTTTTTACAGAAAGAGCGAAGTCAACAATTGTCTCTAACTTTTCTACCTTTGGCGAAGGCAGATTTCTCACCTTTCCAATCACGGCTTGAATGATTGCTTCTGGTTTTCCATACAGCATTTTGAGCGTTGATAAGACCCTTGGAACGTTGCTAGGGTGCAGCAGTTCGCATCTCACTCGGTCAAGGGCCTCTCCCTTCAAACATTTTCGCAACCTCATCATGTTTTCCACGTTGGAAAACCCACACATCTGACTCGATGTATTAGACATTGCCAAAAATAATGGCCAGTCCTCGGGGTTACCACTAAACTCGGGTAGATCTTTCGGGACCGCGCGGCGGGCTGCTAGTTGGCTCCTATTAAGCAGTACGATTTCATCATCGACAGATTCCGCAAGATCGGCTCGTGACCGACGAAAATTTGGAGTGGAGTGTGGTCCGGTATAAAATTGTTTACGTTACCTTCTTTATTTATTCGTTCACGGTGGATAAAAGAGTGGTCACGCGCATCTTGATGCCCCGAGCTGTGTCCGGCTCTTGTTGGCCGCGATTCCGAAAACCGCAGCGAGGGTTCCCGCGGTTTCGGTAACATTTGACTGGTAGGCCTTTATTGTCGTCGTGGATCGTAACCGGCAGGTCGCATCTGATCTTGAATCGCAGTTTCGCGTCGCGTGGATTGCAAGTTCGCTGGTACCGGTTTTTCCAAATCATCCAACGGGAGTCCCGAATCGTCTCTATTTGCAAAACGATCAGTTGCTTGTATCCAACTATGAATTTGAGAAGCCTTATCGGCTAATGAACCTATACTTTCATTCTCACTATCACTAGCGTACGCTTCTAGGATGGcatatttttgatttaaataacGCTGTTCTATTGCCCGGGCTTCATCTAATTTTCTTAATTCTCGTTCCATACTTTTCCGAGCACTTCTTTTACTGGTTCCAGACTTGGCGGTACGTGATCGCAGTGAAATATTGTCTATGGAGACTATTTGCTGTTGCCCTTCTTTTTGCTGGCGTGACAGATGTATCTGAGCGAGACATCTGCAGTGTGAGATTGCTCTCTGGCGGCGCAAGAGAGACAATTCCAATCTAAGTTCTCTATCCCTTGAGTAACTTCGGCACACGTAAAGTGATACCAGCAATCACAACTGTCGCACTGCACCATTTCGCTATTGTCTCGTTCATTGCACATGCTACAATGGTAGTTTCTCAGAGCTCGGTGTGTAACCTCTCTGTCCGTGACATTTGTGTTTGTAGTTTTGCTGGCGCGTTCGATGTTATTCACAGCGATGTCTTGAGAATCAGTCCTATCTTGGTCTGCACCCGGTTTGATCTGTGTCTTGTTTGACATAATTTCGTCAAAGCTTAAAGGAACTTTATAAATTGTTGCCCGCAGCACGCCTTGAATTTCGGGttttataataaattttctCCGATGTACGGTAATTTAGATTTATTATAAAATTCCTGGTTAgataataacttaaaattaagaATAGTTATAAGCGAATGTGAAAGTGTGGTTTACCTTTAGTAATTCGGCTGCGGCAACAAACGTGGGATTGGATCCGACTGCgtgaatgataataatgataatccTATGATTTGCGATATCTTAACTATCAATAACTGATCTTATCACTAACCTTCACATTTATAAATCAAACCTTATATAGACTATCAAATGTTAAATTGAACACGAGATTAATACTTAATATTCTGACTGCCAAAGACGAACTGAAGCCGTAAAAGCCTTTTCTCTCGATCTACCTATTTTTTTCCTGCATTTCCTTTTGCTTGACGTACAGATCCCTCCGCTAAGTAAATTGTGTGGCCGCAAGGGTCATTCGGAGGTGATACATAACTCCACTTTTAAAGTTCCACTACCAGATGGAGTAGAGCTTGATGTTCGGCGTGGCGTAACTTACAACATGTTTGCCGATGATCTCAATTTTTTTCGAGTAGTAACATCTGCTCTTGACTGCTGTGCTATTCAAGCTGATATCGACACCTTGTTAAGCTGGTGCACTCTTAATGGAATGGAAGTAAACGTGCGAAAGTGTAATGTGGTTTCGTTCTGCAGAAAAAGGCATGTCATGATGTACGACTACAGGATGTCACAAGCCAGTATCAACCGAGTCAATACTGTGAAGGATTTAGGCATTCTTCTTGATGCCAAGATAAGTTTTGCTCAGCATATGGAGTATGGGGCGATTGTGTGGGCACCTTATCATGCTGTACATATCAACCGAATTGAACGTATTCAGCGTCAGTTTCTTCGAATCGCTTTACGTATGCTGCCGTGGAATGATCCAGTACGACTGCCACGCTATGAACATCGTTGCACTCTTATACAACTACAAACTCTAACAAGTAGGAGGACCATGCTTCAAAGTCTCTTCGTTTTCGACCTATTAGAAAACAACTTAGACAGCCCAGAACTGCTCAGTAAATTTCAGTTCATCGCACCACAAAGGCTTACTCGACGAAACGATTTTTTCCGGATTTCCAGATACCGCACTAACTTTGCTCAAAACAATCCATTCGAAGTATGTTGTCGTAAGTTTAATATTGTTTCTGACGTGTACGATTTTAATATgaccaaatcaatgtttagactTAGAATAAGTAGTTATTAGAAATGTCTgtacgattttttttcgaagacttatgaataaatataaatataaataaatccaagacggcgacttccggtttctgaaaaacagcggcaaatgaccaaataccacccaatatgagtattttcgggattgttatgatgcactgaagccacaaatcgacctatctacctcagacaacattttgaattgtaagatggcaacttccggtgtctggaaaacagccgaaaatgaccgaataccccccaatatgagtgtttctttaaccagaatgacgcttagaggccaaaaactgtcccctaatgccattttgaaatccaagatggcgacttccgatttccgAAAAagagcggcaaatgaccaaacacca
It includes:
- the LOC129717183 gene encoding uncharacterized protein LOC129717183, producing the protein MSNTSSQMCGFSNVENMMRLRKCLKGEALDRVRCELLHPSNVPRVLSTLKMLYGKPEAIIQAVIGKVRNLPSPKVEKLETIVDFALSVKNLCATIQACEISDYVYSASLRYELVERFPPALKLEWARAARRVQVPTLLEFSSWLYSVAEDASAVTGAQHNALRHEIKGRSNKDSYLNFHGETDNDTENKAQETTNICLVCKGNCLALPKCKRFIDLNYDSRWATIEELKLCRKCLRRHNDSRCRSKICGIDGCPFLHHLLLHGSKKSRELPVEQNPSEERAEGSLNYHREQTSDILFRVIPVVLYGPSRAVETYAFFDDGSELTLLENDLAKKLEVSGKPSSLCLRWTGDTKRVENSSQKLNLRISSSSNKTSKIELSNVRTVEKLQLRPQTINIDELKQQFDHLKGVPVQSYGAISPRILIGLDHAKLGQVLKSREGKRKEPIAVKTRLGWCVYGCTSAVTSYDNVVNHHVIDVCACNGGNEDILHNAMKEYFSIDSMGIVKPSRIILSSEDERAQLMFDTLTCKKGKRYESGLPWRYDNVRLPDSKTMALKRWQCLERRMQTDESLRNTLDQKITDYLAKGYIRKLSNAELQFDRTRVWYLPVFPVVNPNKPDKTRLVWDAAAKVHGVSLNSALLKGPDYLTSLLSILIQFREHPVAICGDLRKMYHQVLIRKEDQHCQRFLWGHDPDTYIMQVMTFGACCSPSTAQYVKNKHAASYENEFPAAVRAIIKQHYVDDILVSVETEKEALSLARDVNMIHTEGGFEMRNWRSNSSVVQAKLSELRETEKNLYVTGGLTTEKILGMWWNTAKDCFTFKLSSRHADELLAGRRRPTKREVLRTLMLTFDPMGLIAHFLMYLKVLLLDIWRSGIGWDDPIKEPEFQKWLVWVKVLHQIEKLEVRRCYRTATSKHADIQLHTFVDASENGFAAATYLRFKEGSSIECVLVSAKTSIAPIKFLSIPRSELQAAVLGMRLTKTILESLTIDVKKRFFYTDSRDVCCWLNSDHRKYSLFVAIRVSEILEHTETTDWYWIPTKYNVAKLDSSSRWFRGPDFLWEPANKWPVLMQQCGETDVDLRPHLLMHLTMVQPLVSPEKFSRWSTLLRRIEFFHRLAYNWRRLAKKEIPIKGPITRDERIRAQNYLYRIAQEDTFTDEIAILKASIESGASKPFPKSSPIYRVNPILDHQNILRVQGRTGACKYIDITATNPVILPREHTITKLIVAHIHLKFHHQNHETVVNELRQQYYIPRLKVVYQKVRKQCQQCKNDSAVPRPPLMAALPEARLAAYTSPFTHMGVDYFRPIKVSLGRRTEKNGESLQRASQRERSICKYSEIFFVAEELQQ